A genomic window from Anoplolepis gracilipes chromosome 6, ASM4749672v1, whole genome shotgun sequence includes:
- the LOC140666782 gene encoding lipase member H-like, whose product MLTSGVLYLYVLLFFVIKIIYCQTSCNCDQPDSDFATGVNLVYYKCDNETSATIDYPITTPEGLLNVLEDKRVIFYIFGFNQIANDSNVQLMLKALCHGRTDNVVLLDWSRYSNGFYWTCFKNAEKIGSLFARSIQLLVKNGLDVSKIYLIGFSLGAHIAGFVGKCNKFVIPRITGLDPANPLFYLPGCYLKSTDATWIDVIHTDMGGYGTFTFMGTAEYYANGGFPPQPGCKLFGIPLSPRDFCSHERAVELYAKSKRQPKEFIAVKCSSYDDYEENECKNNLHTGIGYNALNVTGTFYFSTGAI is encoded by the exons ATGTTAACATCAGGTGTTTTATACCTTTATGTTCTGTTATTCTTCgtgataaagataatttattgtcAAACATCGTGTAACT GTGACCAACCGGATTCAGACTTTGCGACTGGTGTCAACCTCGTCTATTACAAGTG TGATAATGAAACTTCTGCAACAATTGACTATCCCATCACAACGCCAGAAGGGTTGTTGAATGTGTTGGAAGATAAacgagtaattttttatatatttggatTTAATCAAATTGCGAATGATTCAAATGTTCAATTAATGCTGAAAG CACTTTGTCATGGAAGAACGGATAATGTTGTATTACTCGATTGGAGCAGATATTCTAATGGCTTTTACTGGACTTGTTTCAAAAATGCTGAAAAAATAGGCAGTTTATTCGCTCGAAGTATACAATTGCTTGTGAAAAATGGTCTTGACGTATCGAAAATCTATCTTATTGGATTTTCCTTGGGTGCTCATATAGCTGGTTTTGTTGgcaaatgcaataaatttgtGATACCTCGCATAACAG GATTGGATCCTGCAAATCCTCTTTTTTATCTTCCTGGATGCTATCTCAAGTCCACAGATGCGACATGGATAGATGTCATTCATACGGACATGGGCGGATATGGCACTTTTACGTTTATGGGAACAGCTGAGTATTATGCAAATGGGGGCTTTCCTCCTCAACCTGGTTGTAAACTGTTTGGTATACCGTTAAGTCCGAGAG ATTTTTGCAGTCATGAAAGAGCAGTTGAACTGTATGCAAAATCGAAACGTCAACCTAAGGAATTTATTGCAGTAAAGTGTTCTTCGTATGATGATTATGAAGAAAATGAATGTAAAAACAACCTGCACACTGGTATTGGATATAATGCTTTGAATgt AACGggaacattttatttcagtaCAGGAGCTATTTAA
- the LOC140666499 gene encoding F-box only protein 21-like isoform X1 codes for MVVIYNLPDEIIEAILTNEEVSIKDIVNFSSTCKKFLEINYNNIFWMKKFSQRWPSAKKVYDEQNGNEKLNQVDFKKHIKIAIECIKQMRHYMSSLLEENYYYNDYYNNDIADIYLKCHLVNNSWKHYILMDELNRNLFTQSLQEGDLTQKYYSIKILQYLLRVNLREKWEIFINRPKQQKLLEEIIFIMMQWYQPNKYTCFSYIETLLDKIVNKILMYLEKEHPQHSIFSMSCENSVFLKQNNINGNYWNETEAKQIKCILDKIIFDLDYSYELLYPMIKSNKEDLDIANLIRKNNNLDIIFWKDAFLLIIYHSVARRLGIHCKLVQHMGLHADECSSLIHIVWKANNTNNDEYFYNEWVPDMPIVIQKKCQISSETSYSKISLEEFFFKMASSWSYVPFIESVFTVGNLEITLLRALRSLEGHVIDRRDENKLLIDRIAILIEKEHRQRSEEIIFAVGMIVTHQDERNDKVGVIIGWHDRKNQNTIYYRCEESLMSLCKCLTISEEFDPHYLILHDNNEICYIPQSSIKAICRTPKWINNSEIGRYFCKFEDTYYVPNEMLAKHYPNDAAVVLDMISKQ; via the exons atggttgtaatatataatttacctgACGAAATAATTGAAGCAATTCTTACAAACGAGGAAGTCAGCATCAAGGATATCGTGAATTTTAGTTCCACGTGCAAGAAATTTCTGGAAATAaactacaataatatattctggATGAAAAAGTTTTCTCAGAg ATGGCCTTCTGCAAAGAAAGTTTATGACGAACAAAATGGAAACGAAAAACTTAATCaagttgattttaaaaaacatataaaaatagctATAGAATGTATAAAACAAATGAGGCATTACATGTCCAGCTTGTTGGAGGAGAACTACTACTATAatgactattataataatgatattgcagatatatatttgaaatgtcATTTGGTCAACAACTCTtggaaacattatatattaatggatGAACTTAATAGAAACTTGTTTACACAATCTCtaca aGAAGGcgatttaacacaaaaatattacagtataaaaattcttcaatatCTGCTTCGAGTTAATTTGAGAGAAAAGTGGgaaatctttataaatcgGCCCAAACAGCAGAAACttttagaagaaataatttttattatgatgcAATGGTATCAACccaataaatatacatgtttttcatatatagAAACATTACTGGATAAAAtcgtgaataaaatattgatgtatCTTGAAAAAGAACATCCTCAGcattcaatattttcgatGTCTTGTGAGAATTCTGTATTTTTGAAACAGAATAATATCAATGGCAATTATTGGAATGAAACAGAAGCAAAGCAAATTAAGtgtatattagataaaattatttttgatttagaTTATTCTTATGAATTACTCTATCCAatgattaaatcaaataaagaagACTTAGATATAGCAAATctg ataagaaaaaataataatttagatataatattttggaaaGATGCATttctgttaataatatatcatagtGTGGCTAGAAGATTGGGCATACATTGCAAATTAGTACAACACATGGGTCTTCACGCTGATGAATGTTCTTCTTTAATTCATATTGTTTGGAAAGCAAA taataCAAACAACGACGAGTATTTTTACAATGAGTGGGTACCCGATATGCCGATCGTTATCCAAAAGAAGTGTCAGATTTCTTCTGAGACATCATATTCAAAGATTTCTTTAGAAGAA tttttttttaagatggCATCTAGTTGGAGCTATGTACCTTTTATTGAGAGCGTATTTACCGTAGGTAATTTAGAAATAACTCTACTACGAGCACTTCGATCACTTGAAGGACATGTTATAGACAGACGAGATGAAAACAAATTG ttaATAGACCGTATCgctattttaatagaaaaagaacATAGACAAAGGtcagaagaaataatatttgcagtTGGAATGATAGTTACACATCAAGATGAAAGAAATGATAAAGTTGGTGTCATAATTGGATGGCACGACAGAAAGAATCAAAACACAATTTACTACAGATGTGAAGAATCTCTTATGTCTTTGTGTAAATGTTTAACAATCTCTGAGGAATTTGATCcacattatcttattttacatgataataacgaaatatgttatataccaCAAA GTAGCATAAAAGCAATATGTCGTACACCAAAATGGATCAATAATTCAGAgattggtcgatatttttgtaaatttgaaGACACTTATTACGTACCAAATGAAATGCTGGCAAAACATTACCCAAATGATGCCGCCGTAGTTCTTGATATGATTTCCAAGcaataa
- the LOC140666499 gene encoding uncharacterized protein isoform X2 has protein sequence MNFYNYIVTHNFITFTTTHNLNRWPSAKKVYDEQNGNEKLNQVDFKKHIKIAIECIKQMRHYMSSLLEENYYYNDYYNNDIADIYLKCHLVNNSWKHYILMDELNRNLFTQSLQEGDLTQKYYSIKILQYLLRVNLREKWEIFINRPKQQKLLEEIIFIMMQWYQPNKYTCFSYIETLLDKIVNKILMYLEKEHPQHSIFSMSCENSVFLKQNNINGNYWNETEAKQIKCILDKIIFDLDYSYELLYPMIKSNKEDLDIANLIRKNNNLDIIFWKDAFLLIIYHSVARRLGIHCKLVQHMGLHADECSSLIHIVWKANNTNNDEYFYNEWVPDMPIVIQKKCQISSETSYSKISLEEFFFKMASSWSYVPFIESVFTVGNLEITLLRALRSLEGHVIDRRDENKLLIDRIAILIEKEHRQRSEEIIFAVGMIVTHQDERNDKVGVIIGWHDRKNQNTIYYRCEESLMSLCKCLTISEEFDPHYLILHDNNEICYIPQSSIKAICRTPKWINNSEIGRYFCKFEDTYYVPNEMLAKHYPNDAAVVLDMISKQ, from the exons AtgaacttttataattacattgtaaCACACAACTTTATTACCTTCACAACCACACATAATCTGAATCG ATGGCCTTCTGCAAAGAAAGTTTATGACGAACAAAATGGAAACGAAAAACTTAATCaagttgattttaaaaaacatataaaaatagctATAGAATGTATAAAACAAATGAGGCATTACATGTCCAGCTTGTTGGAGGAGAACTACTACTATAatgactattataataatgatattgcagatatatatttgaaatgtcATTTGGTCAACAACTCTtggaaacattatatattaatggatGAACTTAATAGAAACTTGTTTACACAATCTCtaca aGAAGGcgatttaacacaaaaatattacagtataaaaattcttcaatatCTGCTTCGAGTTAATTTGAGAGAAAAGTGGgaaatctttataaatcgGCCCAAACAGCAGAAACttttagaagaaataatttttattatgatgcAATGGTATCAACccaataaatatacatgtttttcatatatagAAACATTACTGGATAAAAtcgtgaataaaatattgatgtatCTTGAAAAAGAACATCCTCAGcattcaatattttcgatGTCTTGTGAGAATTCTGTATTTTTGAAACAGAATAATATCAATGGCAATTATTGGAATGAAACAGAAGCAAAGCAAATTAAGtgtatattagataaaattatttttgatttagaTTATTCTTATGAATTACTCTATCCAatgattaaatcaaataaagaagACTTAGATATAGCAAATctg ataagaaaaaataataatttagatataatattttggaaaGATGCATttctgttaataatatatcatagtGTGGCTAGAAGATTGGGCATACATTGCAAATTAGTACAACACATGGGTCTTCACGCTGATGAATGTTCTTCTTTAATTCATATTGTTTGGAAAGCAAA taataCAAACAACGACGAGTATTTTTACAATGAGTGGGTACCCGATATGCCGATCGTTATCCAAAAGAAGTGTCAGATTTCTTCTGAGACATCATATTCAAAGATTTCTTTAGAAGAA tttttttttaagatggCATCTAGTTGGAGCTATGTACCTTTTATTGAGAGCGTATTTACCGTAGGTAATTTAGAAATAACTCTACTACGAGCACTTCGATCACTTGAAGGACATGTTATAGACAGACGAGATGAAAACAAATTG ttaATAGACCGTATCgctattttaatagaaaaagaacATAGACAAAGGtcagaagaaataatatttgcagtTGGAATGATAGTTACACATCAAGATGAAAGAAATGATAAAGTTGGTGTCATAATTGGATGGCACGACAGAAAGAATCAAAACACAATTTACTACAGATGTGAAGAATCTCTTATGTCTTTGTGTAAATGTTTAACAATCTCTGAGGAATTTGATCcacattatcttattttacatgataataacgaaatatgttatataccaCAAA GTAGCATAAAAGCAATATGTCGTACACCAAAATGGATCAATAATTCAGAgattggtcgatatttttgtaaatttgaaGACACTTATTACGTACCAAATGAAATGCTGGCAAAACATTACCCAAATGATGCCGCCGTAGTTCTTGATATGATTTCCAAGcaataa
- the LOC140666500 gene encoding F-box only protein 21-like isoform X1 — protein MVVIYNLPDEIIEAILTNEEVSIKDIVNFSSTCKKFLEIKYNNIFWMKKFSQRWPSVKRIYDEVNAYEKLNQVDFRIHIKLSIECIKKMRHYISLKLKKNYYYNDIYNNDIEDFKCHLLDCCWNRFILMDELNRNLFTQSPREGDLTQKYYSIKILQYLLRVNLTVEWKIFINRPEKRQLLETMIPIMMKWYQPNKYICSSYIETLLDKIANKILMYLEKEYPQHSIFWMTSKDLFFWKHNTINGNYWNETEAEQIKCILDRIIFDLDYSRELLYPLIKSNKEDLDIANPMRKDNNLDLIFWKDVFLLITYHSVARRLGIHCELVQHMGLHADECSSLIHIVWKANNTNNDEYFYIKWVSDLPIVTQKKCQISSETSYSKISLQTIESYLSYVPITKRVFTEDNPINKSLRKKITRATEEWLISDHVILVEKQHRQRSKEIIFAVGMIIIHQDGKNDKVGVIIGWHEKNNPSVVHYRCEESLMSLCKCLTISEGVDPHYLILHDNNEICYIPQSSIKAICRTPKWINNSEIGRYFCKFEGTYYVPNEMLAKHYPNDAVVLDIISKQ, from the exons atggttgtaatatataatttacctgACGAAATAATTGAAGCAATTCTTACAAACGAGGAAGTCAGCATCAAGGATATCGTGAATTTTAGTTCCACGTGCAAGAAATTTCTGGAAATaaagtacaataatatattctggATGAAAAAGTTTTCTCAGAg ATGGCCTTCTGTAAAGAGAATTTATGACGAAGTAAATGCATACGAAAAACTTAATCAAGTTGATTTtagaatacatataaaattatctatagaatgtataaaaaaaatgaggcATTACATATCCCTCAAATTAAAGAAGAACTACTACtataatgacatttataataatgatattgaaGATTTCAAATGTCATTTACTCGACTGCTGTTGGAACcgttttatattaatggaTGAACTTAATAGAAATTTGTTTACACAATCTCCACG aGAAGGcgatttaacacaaaaatattacagtataaaaattcttcaatatCTGCTTCGAGTTAATTTGACAGTAGAAtggaaaatctttataaatcgGCCCGAAAAGCGGCAACTTTTAGAAACAATGATTCCTATTATGATGAAATGGTATCAAcccaataaatatatatgttcctCATATATAGAAACATTACTGGATAAAatcgcgaataaaatattgatgtatCTTGAAAAAGAATATCCTCAGCATTCAATATTTTGGATGACttctaaagatttatttttttggaaacACAATACTATCAACGGCAATTATTGGAACGAAACAGAAGCAGAGCAAATTAAGTGTATATtagatagaattatttttgatttagaTTATTCTCGTGAATTACTCTATCCAttgattaaatcaaataaagagGACTTAGATATAGCAAATccg AtgagaaaagataataatttagatcTAATATTTTGGAAAGATGTATTTCTGTTAATAACATATCATAGTGTGGCTAGAAGATTGGGCATACATTGCGAATTAGTACAACACATGGGTCTTCACGCTGATGAATGTTCTTCTTTAATTCATATTGTTTGGAAGGCAAA taataCAAACAACGACgagtatttttacattaagtGGGTATCCGATCTGCCGATCGTTACCCAAAAGAAGTGTCAGATTTCTTCTGAGACATCATATTCAAAGATTTCTTTACAAACA ataGAGAGTTATCTGAGTTATGTGCCTATTACTAAGAGAGTATTTACCGAAGATAACCCTATAAACAAATCACTTCGAAAGAAGATTACACGAGCTACAGAGGAATGG ttaATAAGCGATCACGTTATTTTAGTAGAAAAACAACATAGACAAAGgtcaaaagaaataatatttgcagtTGGAATGATAATTATACATCAAGATGGAAAAAACGATAAAGTTGGTGTTATAATTGGATGGCACGAAAAAAACAATCCAAGCGTAGTTCACTACAGATGTGAAGAATCTCTTATGTCTTTGTGTAAATGTTTAACAATCTCTGAGGGAGTTGATCcacattatcttattttacatgataataacgaaatatgttatataccaCAAA GTAGCATAAAAGCAATATGTCGTACACCAAAATGGATCAATAATTCAGAgattggtcgatatttttgtaaatttgaaGGCACTTATTACGTACCAAATGAAATGCTGGCAAAACATTACCCAAATGATGCCGTGGTTCTTGATATAATTTCCAAGcaataa
- the LOC140666500 gene encoding F-box only protein 21-like isoform X2, producing the protein MVVIYNLPDEIIEAILTNEEVSIKDIVNFSSTCKKFLEIKYNNIFWMKKFSQRWPSVKRIYDEVNAYEKLNQVDFRIHIKLSIECIKKMRHYISLKLKKNYYYNDIYNNDIEDFKCHLLDCCWNRFILMDELNRNLFTQSPREGDLTQKYYSIKILQYLLRVNLTVEWKIFINRPEKRQLLETMIPIMMKWYQPNKYICSSYIETLLDKIANKILMYLEKEYPQHSIFWMTSKDLFFWKHNTINGNYWNETEAEQIKCILDRIIFDLDYSRELLYPLIKSNKEDLDIANPMRKDNNLDLIFWKDVFLLITYHSVARRLGIHCELVQHMGLHADECSSLIHIVWKANNTNNDEYFYIKWVSDLPIVTQKKCQISSETSYSKISLQTIESYLSYVPITKRVFTEDNPINKSLRKKITRATEEWLISDHVILVEKQHRQRSKEIIFAVGMIIIHQDGKNDKVGVIIGWHEKNNPSVVHYRCEESLMSLCSIKAICRTPKWINNSEIGRYFCKFEGTYYVPNEMLAKHYPNDAVVLDIISKQ; encoded by the exons atggttgtaatatataatttacctgACGAAATAATTGAAGCAATTCTTACAAACGAGGAAGTCAGCATCAAGGATATCGTGAATTTTAGTTCCACGTGCAAGAAATTTCTGGAAATaaagtacaataatatattctggATGAAAAAGTTTTCTCAGAg ATGGCCTTCTGTAAAGAGAATTTATGACGAAGTAAATGCATACGAAAAACTTAATCAAGTTGATTTtagaatacatataaaattatctatagaatgtataaaaaaaatgaggcATTACATATCCCTCAAATTAAAGAAGAACTACTACtataatgacatttataataatgatattgaaGATTTCAAATGTCATTTACTCGACTGCTGTTGGAACcgttttatattaatggaTGAACTTAATAGAAATTTGTTTACACAATCTCCACG aGAAGGcgatttaacacaaaaatattacagtataaaaattcttcaatatCTGCTTCGAGTTAATTTGACAGTAGAAtggaaaatctttataaatcgGCCCGAAAAGCGGCAACTTTTAGAAACAATGATTCCTATTATGATGAAATGGTATCAAcccaataaatatatatgttcctCATATATAGAAACATTACTGGATAAAatcgcgaataaaatattgatgtatCTTGAAAAAGAATATCCTCAGCATTCAATATTTTGGATGACttctaaagatttatttttttggaaacACAATACTATCAACGGCAATTATTGGAACGAAACAGAAGCAGAGCAAATTAAGTGTATATtagatagaattatttttgatttagaTTATTCTCGTGAATTACTCTATCCAttgattaaatcaaataaagagGACTTAGATATAGCAAATccg AtgagaaaagataataatttagatcTAATATTTTGGAAAGATGTATTTCTGTTAATAACATATCATAGTGTGGCTAGAAGATTGGGCATACATTGCGAATTAGTACAACACATGGGTCTTCACGCTGATGAATGTTCTTCTTTAATTCATATTGTTTGGAAGGCAAA taataCAAACAACGACgagtatttttacattaagtGGGTATCCGATCTGCCGATCGTTACCCAAAAGAAGTGTCAGATTTCTTCTGAGACATCATATTCAAAGATTTCTTTACAAACA ataGAGAGTTATCTGAGTTATGTGCCTATTACTAAGAGAGTATTTACCGAAGATAACCCTATAAACAAATCACTTCGAAAGAAGATTACACGAGCTACAGAGGAATGG ttaATAAGCGATCACGTTATTTTAGTAGAAAAACAACATAGACAAAGgtcaaaagaaataatatttgcagtTGGAATGATAATTATACATCAAGATGGAAAAAACGATAAAGTTGGTGTTATAATTGGATGGCACGAAAAAAACAATCCAAGCGTAGTTCACTACAGATGTGAAGAATCTCTTATGTCTTTGT GTAGCATAAAAGCAATATGTCGTACACCAAAATGGATCAATAATTCAGAgattggtcgatatttttgtaaatttgaaGGCACTTATTACGTACCAAATGAAATGCTGGCAAAACATTACCCAAATGATGCCGTGGTTCTTGATATAATTTCCAAGcaataa
- the LOC140667078 gene encoding F-box only protein 21-like isoform X2 — translation MRHYMSSLLEENYYYNDCYNNDIADIYLKCHLVNNSWKYYILMDELNRNLFTQSLQEGDLTQKYYSIKIFQYLLRVNLTEKWKIFINRPKQQKLLEEIIFIMIQWYQPNKYICFSYIKTLLDKIVNKILMYLEKEHPQHSIFSMSCDNSVFLKQNNINGNYWNETEAKQIKCILDKIIFDLDYSYELLYPMIKSNKEDLDIANLIRKDNNLDIIFWKDAFLLIIYHSVARRLGIHCKLVEHMDFQADECSSLIHIVWKANNTNNDEYFYNEWVPDMPIVIQKKCQIFSETYSKISLLAMACCWSYVPYIEHLLTENYLEITPILRELRSLEGHVIDRRNKNKLLIDRIAILIEKEHRQRSEKIIFAVGMIVIHQDERNDKVGVIIGWHDRKNQNAIYYRHQESFMSLCKCVTISEGFDPHYLILHDNNEICYIPQSSIKAICRTPKWINNSEIGRYFCKFEGTYYVPNEMLAKHYPNDAAVVLNMISKQ, via the exons ATGAGGCATTACATGTCCAGCTTGTTGGAGGAGAACTACTACTATAATGActgttataataatgatattgcagatatatatttaaaatgtcatttgGTCAACAACTcttggaaatattatatattaatggatGAACTTAATAGAAACTTGTTTACACAATCTCtaca aGAAGGcgatttaacacaaaaatattacagtataaaaatttttcaatatctgcTTCGAGTTAATTTGACAGAAAAGtggaaaatctttataaatcgGCCCAAACAGCAGAAACttttagaagaaataatttttattatgatccAATGGTATCAAcccaataaatatatatgtttctcatatataaaaacattactgGATAAAAtcgtgaataaaatattgatgtatCTTGAAAAAGAACATCCTCAGcattcaatattttcgatGTCTTGTGATAATTCTGTATTTTTGAAACAGAATAATATCAATGGCAATTATTGGAATGAAACAGAAGCAAAGCAAATTAAGtgtatattagataaaattatttttgatttagaTTATTCTTATGAATTACTCTATCCAatgattaaatcaaataaagaagACTTAGATATAGCAAATctg ataagaaaagataataatttagatataatattttggaaagatgcatttttgttaataatatatcatagtGTGGCTAGAAGATTGGGCATACATTGCAAATTAGTAGAACACATGGATTTTCAAGCTGATGAATGTTCTTCTTTAATTCATATTGTTTGGAAAGCAAA taataCAAACAACGACGAGTATTTTTACAATGAGTGGGTACCGGATATGCCGATCGTTATCCAAAAGAAGTGTCAGATTTTTTCTGAGACATATTCAAAGATTTCTTTACTAGCA atgGCATGTTGTTGGAGCTATGTACCTTATATTGAACATTTACTTAccgaaaattatttagaaataactCCTATACTACGAGAACTTCGATCACTTGAAGGACATGTTATAGACAgacgaaataaaaacaaattg ttaATAGACCGTATCgctattttaatagaaaaagaacATAGACAAAGgtcagaaaaaataatatttgcagtTGGAATGATAGTTATACATCAAGATGAAAGAAATGATAAAGTTGGTGTCATAATTGGATGGCACGACAGAAAGAATCAAAACGCAATTTACTACAGACATCAAGAATCTTTTATGTCTTTGTGTAAATGTGTAACAATCTCTGAGGGATTTGATCcacattatcttattttacatgataataacgaaatatgttatataccaCAAA GTAGCATAAAAGCAATATGTCGTACACCAAAATGGATCAATAATTCAGAgattggtcgatatttttgtaaatttgaaGGCACTTATTACGTACCAAATGAAATGCTGGCAAAACATTACCCAAATGATGCCGCCGTGGTTCTTAATATGATTTCCAAGCAATAA